From Primulina huaijiensis isolate GDHJ02 chromosome 15, ASM1229523v2, whole genome shotgun sequence, one genomic window encodes:
- the LOC140958269 gene encoding iron-sulfur cluster assembly protein 1-like: MLRRVTIRILGHGLRSPTPSPVVVGARKYHERVVDHYNNPRNVGSFDKSDPNVGTGLVGAPACGDVMKLQIRVDQENGKILDACFKTFGCGSAIASSSVATEWLKGKQMEELLSIKNTEIAKHLSLPPVKLHCSMLAEDAIKAAVKDYEAKRGKSNGSQAADA; encoded by the exons ATGTTGAGGCGCGTAACAATTAGGATTCTCGGTCACGGCCTCCGATCACCCACTCCTTCTCCGGTGGTTGTGGGAGCGCGAAAGTACCACGAGAGAGTTGTGGATCACTACAACAACCCGAGGAACGTCGGATCGTTCGATAAGAGTGATCCGAATGTTGGGACGGGTCTCGTCGGAGCACCGGCGTGTGGTGACGTCATGAAGTTGCAGATTAGGGTCGATCAGGAGAATGGGAAAATCCTTGATGCTTGTTTTAAGACTTTCGGCTGTGGCTCGGCCATTGCTTCATCCTCCGTCG CTACCGAATGGTTGAAAGGTAAACAAATGGAGGAACTCTTGTCGATAAAAAATAC GGAAATTGCAAAGCATCTCTCACTTCCACCAGTGAAGCTCCATTGCAGCATGCTTGCAGAGGATGCAATAAAAGCTGCTGTGAAAGATTACGAGGCAAAGCGTGGAAAATCAAATGGAAGTCAAGCTGCTGATGCTTGA